Part of the Oncorhynchus tshawytscha isolate Ot180627B linkage group LG07, Otsh_v2.0, whole genome shotgun sequence genome, AGTCTGAAAAATTGGCTTCTTGGAAGTCCCCTTTTTAATGGCTCAGGGTGGAAGCTGTCCCCCTGTAatagagtatttctgtctgtttcttttcTATACAGAGTTGTAAACAGGGTTACATTTGATTTCCCAATCCACATAGATGTAATGAACACGTTGAGTGTCACGTTCAATCGTGAATTTGAGATTAAGGTCAATGTCAAAATCTGACAGCTCTTTTTCAGTTCCTTCCCATATGCaaaaaatgtcatcaatatagTGAAACCACTTCAGGACTTGATTAAAAAATGGATTTACATTGTTAAAACATTCTTCAAAAAGACCCACATAAAGGTTAGCATAACTCGGAGCGAATGTGGAGCCCACGATGTTACATTCGCTTGGAGGTAGTATTCAAACCTAAAATAGTTATACGTCGAAACATATTCAGCTCTAAAATGAAGTTTGTTGGTGGAAATTCATTAGTATCTCTGTCTCCCAAATAGTGTGCTAGTGCTGCCAGCCCCCCCACATGGTGAATGCTGGTATATAGACTCGACATCTAATGTGACCAGAATACAGTCTTCTTTTAAACCCGTTATTGGTGAGATCGTGTTTCTGAAGTCTATAGAGTCTTTTACATATGATGGCAGTGCTTGCACATGAGTTTTAATAAAAGAGTCTACAAAGTTCGACAATGGCTCTAGCATGGAGCCTATTCCTGCAACCACTTGTCTGCCTGGATAGTTGCCTTGTTGTGTTTTAAGTTTGTGTAATTTTGGCAAAATGTACAAGCATGGACGTATGGCACATTTGCAACAAAGATAGATTTTTTTTTCATATGATGTACCCATTGACTAATGTAAACTTGCTATGTCCTCATTGTGATTTTACAGACGCGTTTCATACGTCTTATTTATACACTTTCGGGAATATTTATGAAAAGCATATTGATATATTTGGGAGAACTCATGTTTTTCCCTTCGCCTTCAACCCCATTCAATGTGTAGAACGGATGTGGGaggggctaggtctacataagggtaCAAATTTTAAGAAATCCACAGAAGCTCTGACGAAGTAAGCTTATTaaatatcagtgatactatcaagagcagtgtgcagtttcctttttccttcatcttgttcaattgttgccatgcacctgcaaattagattgctcagatgtgcgagtgcgtTTTGAAAGAGATGTGGCAAAAGTGGCTAATAATTCTGACTACACATCTGACTGCAAATTttgaaattatgtgactaaaagCAGCAAAAATAAACTGTATTATAGCcgagatcaatgatataaagaatgatgggggGACtttaaattatgggcagaaagacaaattcaactcccatctttcattgaatcagatggcttattcaacACAAAACCTTTTGATGTTGACAATGATTTTATTGGCAAAGTAGACAgtcttaggcaggaaatgccaacaatggAACAATGAGCCATCATACGCATGCATTTTTATTTCTTCTAAGAAAAGCATTGTAAGTTCGAATTTTGTCAATGTAGTGTGGGAGAGGTGATACTGAGGATGGTACTCAGCCACTATGACAGCCACTcctgtcatatttttaatctgagcctagaggaaagtgtttgtcctcaggcctggagggaagccaaaatAATTTAGCTAACCAAGAGGGGCAAAGCGGCCTTACCTGGTTCTAAGAGCAGacctgccagctcttagcaaactgtaggGAAAAAAATCtagtttgaccaaatacaatgctaatTCTCTGCAAACAAAATAACTGACTTtgagcatgcttatagagaagggcactcaacatgtactgcactgacacaaatgactgatgattggttgaaagaaattgatagttATACAGTTACATTTcaatgcagcctttgatattattgaccataaaaGGTAGAGAAAAAGTATgcgttatggcttttcaaccacTGCTCTAAATCCACAATATGGCATTCTATCGAAAGAACTGAGGGTTTTATTTAAATGAAGCTTCTCTTATgtccaacatgtaaagtgtggtgtaccgtaGGGCAGTTCTCTAGACCCTGtacttttttctattttttttaaccaatgACCTGCGGCTGGCATTAAATGAAGGCATGCGTGTCCATGTATTCTGATGAGTCACCcatagctaatgaagtcactgaaaccctcaAAGAGTTGCAGTGTGTTTTCAAATGAGTGGCCAGTAATAAgctggtcctgaacatctaaaactaagagcattgtgtttggtacaaatcattccctaagttctagacctcagctgtatctggtaatgaataatgtggctgttgaacaaaaTGTTAAGACAAAATGACTTGGTGtcaccttagattgtaaactgtcacggTCAAAAcatatatagattcaatggttgtaaagttGGGGAGAGGCCTGTCTGTAATAGAGACGCTCtgctttttgacaccacactccacaaagcaagtcctgcaggctctagttttatcttatcttgattattgtccagtcataaggtcaagtgctgcaaagaaagacttAATTACCAAACCTGGattgaaaaaaacaaataaagcaacacctcaaggCACAACGCCTCACCCAAATGTGACCTACTTGTGTGAATGTACTGAGATGTGTATGatcgatgcacacacacacgttaatgtttttaaatgtacatttttaaaagtattttttgTTATGTGTCGAACCCCAATAAGACTAGCTATCGCCATCGTCAGCGGCTAATGGGAATcccaataaatacaaataatttaCCTTCCACTCACTTTCCTAGGCCTTTCCTAAGATGAGCAATCTTATGCTTAACATGGACTGCTGTAACCTGCTTTCTAGGATAAAGCCACATACCCTGTACGTCATTCTGTAGGATCTCAGTGAAAACTGGGAAGAGGGCCTCCTCAAAGCTGCCCACAGTGGTAGGGTTGGCCTTGCAGGTGATCCGGATAGACAGGCACAGGGACTCAAACAGGTAGTGGTTAAAGTGAGGCTTGCTGGGGTTCTGAAAGAAACACATGATACCGGTATATACAGCTGCCACTTAGACACAATGCAAGTCAGCTCATGTGTATATGCATCTACCACACAGACAAGGGTGTGACCTACCTTGCTAACTAGGAGGAGCTTGTGagtgagctggccaatcagtgtgGGGATGTAAGGAACAATGGTCTCCTGCAGGAGGGAAAAGCTGCGCATGATGGCTGGAAGAGAATGAAGGAGATGTCAGGGTAGAAAACAAGGATCGCATActctaaaataaaatataaataactttttttttttaaaccattgcCCACAAAAGCTTAAGTAGTAATGAGGTTGTCCGCAACCTCATGTCACCACAAAAGGATAGTTATCCTAGGATAGATAATCATCCTAGACGCAAAAGGATAGTTAGACATATCATTAAAGCTATTTAAGTTAGTAGCAGAGCAGTTAACCCTCAAACTCCCGTACCTTTCATGATATATTCGTTCTCTGATGAGCCAGGCAGAGCCAGGGCTTTGAACAGGTTGTTGAGCAGCTGTTCCGTGAAGGGGGCCATCTCTGTAGGAGTGATACTGAAACACATTGTGTAGTGTTGGATAAGATTAAGATAATCAACTATAGACTTAACGTAGCTGGGTAACTACTCACAGTGTGGAGTTGTTGGGGCCCCTCATGGTAAAGAGTCTCTCCAGGGCGTGGGCAGCGTAGGTGTGCTCCACTGTGCTCTCCGCCTGTAGGTGGGCCACCAGCAGAGGGACAGCCTGCAGCAGCTGCTCTTTGGGCAACTGGAAGACAAGAGGGGACAAAGGAGGACTGGATATTCACATGCCCCTCAAAGTGTTGATTTCAACCTTTAAGTAGGCTGAACTCATGACAGTGAAATTTTCAGAggagaaaaaacaaaaacaaacctgaCTCCTGAAGATCATGACGTATTTGATGGCATCAGCCTTCAACACTGGAAACTCATTGactagaatagaacagagtaaaAGCATGTTTGATAAAAGTGCAGATAAAGCAATCCACAGCTGTGACAATGAATTCATTTATCATTTGTTTATCCGTTCAACTTTATATGTACCGTTTTGGGAATTGAGGTCTGTGAGAATGTGGTTCACAAAGAATTCTGTGAGGTTCACCAACTCGTTAGCCTGGGTGATACCATGCTTAAAAAGATACACATTTTACATTACTCAATGTCTACTGCAATCATGTTTATAACCCAGCAAtgttacacaaacacaccaaaatacaaaaaaaattatAACCATACCTTCGCTGTCTGGGCTTTAGAGGCCAGAGATGTGACCAGGTAGATGGCAGCGTCTTTGTGCTTCCAGTTCACCACTGGGTTCTTGGCATACTCCCCCAGCATGGAGTTCACATAGCCAGAGAAGATGGCTGTGACCGGGCCCTCAAAGAACTTACACAGGCCTCTCACTAAGTCACAGGCAGCCCTGCGCCGAGTGTCTATgtctgtagggaggagacagaacagaggggtCAACAACCGTATGCTTAAACAATACTCCAGCTCATTTTTGGGTTATTACCTGATCCTTCAAGATCTCTTCGGATGTATTCTTCAGAGTTATCCTCAAAGGCCTCCTCATCAGCACCTGGAAACCAAAGAAATCTATGCATCAGTACCAGAGACCATTATGCAGATATCTGCCATTAAAGTACAATGGCATGTATTAAATACCCATTCATGCCCAAGACACTATTTCAGTCTCAACTCACTTCTGAACTCCATGTTGGGCACAATGACCTTCTCACAGATACTGGTGAGTGTGTTCTGGTCCTCAAACAGATGCTTGTAGTGGGGCCTTTCACACACAGATGCCAGGAACTGAATAGCATTGCTCACAAGCTATATCACAAAACAAAAAGGAGAAAATGTATTAGCAGGCGGTCCACATGATCTATTGATAAGGTACATGAATGTATCAGCAGCCTCACCAGGTCGTACTTGACCTCCTGGCCTGCGGAGACCAGCAGGTTCCAGATAGCAGTGACAAAGCGAGGCAGGTAAGGCTGGAACTCTTCATCGTACTTCTGGGCGTAAAGAGCAGCGTTGTCACAGATCTGAGATTTGAGCAGCTCCAGAAGACCTGCCTCCTCTTCATCCTGTTGGGTGAAAAAGACAAGGTCATCAAAGATTGAATCAACTGATGTAGTAACACTAACATTTTACAAGTGAAAGTTCACTCACATCTGTTTGTAGTAGCTTGTTATCCAAGGTCAACAAGTTATGGAAATTAGACATCCAGGTCTCCATGTTGTCCTCAAAAAACTCAGGAAGGTCCTGTGAAGGCAGTGAAAGTTGGAAGAATGAGATTACTTTTACTCCAGTGAAAAGAAGCACATGAAAATTCAGCAACATGCAGCATGTCCTTGTGGTCATAAAGCAGATAAGAGACACACCTGGAAGTTGAGACTGTagaagagttttgaaatcagaGTAAGGGACGAGAAGAGGATCTTCAAAGCGTTGATGTCCGTCGCATGGGTCTGACACAGCTCAATGGTGGCCTGAGAAACAATATACATGAATAACAGACAATGACTTCCCATGTCTGAATAATTTAGGTCCTACAAACTAAAAGCAAGCGATGGGCAGTACCAATTTCATGAATTGTTGTTTTTACTTGAAATATTGAAATTGTTAGGGTTGATTAACTCTGTAAACAACCTTGAAGAGTTCAGTCAGTGGACTCGCAAACGTGTCCAACACCAGTTTAATCTCCAGCCACAGCTCATTCGACTTAAACTCGTGACGATACCTGGAAAACAGAAGATCAGTGTAAACATCTTTAAAAACTAACCAAAGACATAATTCACTATTACGCCTATCATTAGAGGACCACGTGTCATGCCCATGGTGATTAACCTCTTGAAAAGTGAGTGTGCGGTCCGGAGCACTCCGTTAATGATGTGGAAGTCTCCGCTCTGGAAGCGGGTCACCATCTCTGTCAAGAGGTCCGGCCACTTCATAGGGAAGTCCTCTCTGCCGATGATGCTGATGGCATCACTCAACTGTAGAAGAACAGTAAACACTAGAGTAAAACTAATACATATGGAAATGACCCTTTTTATTACGTAAAAGGATTATCCTAAAGGATTGTGAACTCATGTAGATGGATTCTAAGAACCTCTGATTAAAGTAATTCAAACCAGCACCAGCTCACTGACTTTATGTACAATAGATTGACAGGTAACAGGTCTTGCCTCTTGTGCAGACATACCTGTTTCTGAATCTGTTCAGGGCTGCTCAACATCAAATGTACAATGTTGGCCTTGATAGTGGTTCGGTCAGGATCTGAGATTTTGTTTGGTTCATCTTCAATCTGAAAGCGATATTAGGATACAAAGTAAGACTTGTCATGCCAACGTTGGGCCAACAATACTTGCACAACTCATAACACTTCGATTTGTTCCAATAT contains:
- the LOC112254652 gene encoding exportin-2 produces the protein MELNDGNLQTLTEFMRKTLDPDQSVRRPAEKFLESVEGNQNYPILLLTLLEKSQDNVIRVCAAVTFKNYIKRNWRIIEDEPNKISDPDRTTIKANIVHLMLSSPEQIQKQLSDAISIIGREDFPMKWPDLLTEMVTRFQSGDFHIINGVLRTAHSLFKRYRHEFKSNELWLEIKLVLDTFASPLTELFKATIELCQTHATDINALKILFSSLTLISKLFYSLNFQDLPEFFEDNMETWMSNFHNLLTLDNKLLQTDDEEEAGLLELLKSQICDNAALYAQKYDEEFQPYLPRFVTAIWNLLVSAGQEVKYDLLVSNAIQFLASVCERPHYKHLFEDQNTLTSICEKVIVPNMEFRSADEEAFEDNSEEYIRRDLEGSDIDTRRRAACDLVRGLCKFFEGPVTAIFSGYVNSMLGEYAKNPVVNWKHKDAAIYLVTSLASKAQTAKHGITQANELVNLTEFFVNHILTDLNSQNVNEFPVLKADAIKYVMIFRSQLPKEQLLQAVPLLVAHLQAESTVEHTYAAHALERLFTMRGPNNSTLITPTEMAPFTEQLLNNLFKALALPGSSENEYIMKAIMRSFSLLQETIVPYIPTLIGQLTHKLLLVSKNPSKPHFNHYLFESLCLSIRITCKANPTTVGSFEEALFPVFTEILQNDVQEFVPYVFQVMSLLLEIHTSSIPNSYMALFPHLLQPVLWERTGNIPPLVRLLQAYLEKGAATIASSAADKIPGLLGVFQKLIASKANDHQGFYLMNSIIEHMPTESIVQYRKQIFILLFQRLQSSKTTKFIKSFMVFINLYGVKYGAIALQEIFDSIQPKMFGMVLEKIVIPEVQKVSGPVEKKICAVGIIKILTECPAMMDTEYTKLWTPLLQALIGLFELPEDDSIPDDEHFIDIEDTASYQTAFSQLAFAGKKEHDPIGAAVSNPKILLAQSLHKLSTACPGRVLSMLSTSLNAEALQYLQGYLLAASVQLV